Proteins from a genomic interval of Rosa chinensis cultivar Old Blush chromosome 2, RchiOBHm-V2, whole genome shotgun sequence:
- the LOC112183679 gene encoding uncharacterized protein LOC112183679: MEIDSVFDEECQIRKRKRLGKNADQSSPESLEEGFRVQYFLYTVDQVTGLLKRTLEQYQAYEDIFGFLFCSEKLNSLEEKHLKTSCGHLEMFLNHGKFRDVDGNSLFKELKCLRKQLPEENMTAIDILNFIKGLDFLPNAFIAYRILLTIPVLFTSTDGDLSKLEILNSYLQSPMSQEVLDGLALISTEKGFPEKLDYDSLIDDCATKNARRTILSE, from the coding sequence ATGGAAATTGATTCTGTGTTTGATGAAGAATGTCAAATTCGTAAGAGAAAACGTTTAGGCAAGAATGCCGATCAGTCATCTCCTGAATCACTTGAAGAAGGCTTCAGAGTGCAGTATTTCTTATATACTGTGGATCAAGTTACTGGTTTATTGAAGAGAACTCTTGAACAGTATCAAGCATATGAGGATATCTTTGGGTTTCTGTTTTGTTCTGAGAAGTTGAACTCATTGGAGGAAAAACATTTGAAAACTTCTTGTGGTCATCTTGAAATGTTTCTTAATCATGGGAAGTTTCGTGATGTTGATGGGAACAGCTTATTTAAAGAACTGAAATGCTTAAGGAAGCAGTTGCCAGAAGAAAATATGACAGCTATCGATATATTAAATTTCATAAAAGGACTGGACTTTCTTCCAAATGCATTCATTGCCTATAGAATTTTGCTGACTATACCTGTCCTATTCACTTCCACTGATGGTGATCTTTCAAAATTGGAGATATTGAATTCTTACTTGCAATCGCCAATGTCACAAGAAGTTTTAGATGGACTAGCTTTGATTTCTACTGAGAAGGGATTTCCAGAAAAACTTGACTATGACAGTTTAATCGATGATTGTGCAACTAAAAATGCGAGAAGAACAATCCTCAGTGAATAG
- the LOC112187001 gene encoding uncharacterized protein LOC112187001 isoform X1 → MNIYDPRNWDNLNTELRDLLVEKGPVRDLLVEKSPQHKSSVGFSSEFYTRILPNGEKQDREWLVYSKEVDKAYCFCCNLFKECHRNNQLVNEGNWERISALLKESPQSSELASEGCRDWGNLSFFIREHERSMAHIFNMTTWGGLRRRFQKDERIDKVVFKLEKEHWRSVLRRIISVVKFLAKHNMTFFRTIESMDQDDCGNLSSFIEMIVEWDPVMQEHIRRIKRNEIRHHYLGCNIQELTIILASEIKSSIVRKIKEAKYFSVIVDCALDASAEKKMFLILRCVDVFTSPIKVEEYFLELLKFSNTSEHGPFEQMQNLLKALDLDIDDVRGQGYGIGSLVKGRAEGIQEKISVINPRALYTPWGCRSLNVTLCDMVNSFSKLFSFFGSIQCIYSVFSHCA, encoded by the coding sequence ATGAACATTTATGATCCTAGAAATTGGGATAATCTCAATACCGAGTTGAGAGATTTATTAGTTGAAAAGGGTCCTGTAAGAGATTTGTTAGTGGAGAAAAGTCCTCAGCATAAATCCTCTGTGGGTTTCTCTTCAGAATTTTACACTCGAATTTTACCAAATGGAGAGAAACAGGATAGAGAATGGCTGGTTTATTCAAAGGAGGTTGATAAAGCATATTGCTTTTGTTGTAACTTGTTTAAAGAATGTCACCGAAACAATCAGCTTGTGAATGAAGGAAATTGGGAACGAATTAGTGCTTTGCTTAAAGAAAGTCCCCAGAGCTCTGAGTTAGCGAGTGAAGGATGTAGAGATTGGGGAAATCTTAGTTTTTTCATTAGAGAACATGAAAGAAGTATGGCACACATCTTTAACATGACAACCTGGGGTGGTTTGCGTCGTAGATTTCAGAAAGATGAAAGAATCGACAAAGTTGTTTTTAAGCTAGAGAAAGAGCATTGGCGGAGTGTATTACGGAGAATAATTTCGGTTGTGAAATTTCTTGCTAAGCACAACATGACATTTTTCAGAACAATTGAGAGCATGGATCAGGATGATTGTGGAAATCTTTCAAGCTTCATTGAAATGATTGTGGAGTGGGATCCTGTAATGCAAGAGCATATCAGACGTATTAAAAGAAATGAGATTCGTCATCATTATCTTGGTTGTAACATCCAGGAATTGACGATTATTCTAGCTTCTGAAATCAAAAGTTCAATTGTCAGGAAAATCAAAGAAGCCAAGtatttttctgtgattgtgGACTGTGCTCTTGATGCGAGtgctgaaaaaaaaatgtttttgatACTGCGATGTGTGGATGTTTTCACGAGTCCGATAAAAGTTGAGGAGTACTTTTTAGAGCTTTTAAAGTTCAGCAATACGTCTGAACATGGACCTTTTGAACAAATGCAGAATCTGTTAAAAGCTCTTGATCTTGATATTGATGATGTAAGAGGACAGGGATATGGCATTGGATCTCTGGTGAAAGGGAGAGCCGAAGGTATACAAGAGAAAATTTCGGTTATAAATCCAAGAGCATTGTACACGCCATGGGGTTGTCGTAGTCTTAATGTAACACTCTGTGATATGGTAAACTCGTTTAGCAAACTGTTTAGTTTTTTTGGATCCATACAATGCATATATTCAGTGTTTTCTCATTGTGCATAG